Proteins co-encoded in one Amia ocellicauda isolate fAmiCal2 chromosome 11, fAmiCal2.hap1, whole genome shotgun sequence genomic window:
- the sh3bgrl3 gene encoding SH3 domain-binding glutamic acid-rich-like protein 3 has translation MVRSGLGGSGAGAAIAGEETHKDGRRPAAMVVKLYYTTVTASREVKSQQSEVMRILESKGIQFELIDISVGNAVREEMRTKAGKPTAVPPQIFNGDDYCGDYQMFSEAVEDDAVEKFLKLD, from the exons ATGGTGCGCAGCGGGCTGGGAGGCAGCGGGGCAGGCGCGGCGATTGCAGGGGAAGAGACACACAAAGACGGACGCAGACCCGCAGCCATGGTCGTCAAACTGTACTACACCACCGTCACCGCCTCCAGGGAG GTGAAGTCCCAGCAGTCCGAGGTGATGCGCATCCTGGAGAGCAAGGGCATCCAGTTTGAGCTGATCGACATCTCGGTGGGCAACGCCGTGCGCGAGGAGATGAGGACCAAGGCTGGCAAGCCCACCGCCGTGCCGCCCCAGATATTCAACGGGGACGACTACTGTGga GACTACCAGATGTTCTCGGAGGCGGTGGAGGACGACGCCGTGGAGAAGTTCCTGAAGCTGGACTGA
- the cep85 gene encoding centrosomal protein of 85 kDa isoform X2: MYQHSDMSGYPDTEWQTPSVSEKFQCRTGRRPSTADSGDTGLGTTPSDSTEDFCSSSGSPSFQPIRTQVTIPTAHVMPSTAGGLPSKPHSAGEPSAPMNGAARDSSAKSSPLSSSESPGLDGRGLGTGDAPDVRCAPGDCLGRYRTLVNGLDHSLFPVGDQTRLEECRKFDMPAIEPTLNQSALLQTFYGDPRYRLQLSSLAEGTEPGRGGYGSVDVAYKVLPESKAPPGPDTYAARNGFLPTYSGAPTSNPHSAGAFTAPQSVPSQLWQQMNAKGYEARLPDRTCDLAAWQQQKQQLENMRLQMEQMQMLSVSSGQYPQLYPSALHQEGSKWDAVIKANESLLKEKELVIERQKQQMSQLEQRLRESELQVHSALLGRAPPYTDVCLLRLQEAQRENTFLRAQFAERNDGFGKEKAEADRKLAAAEAELHRLNDACRDAAQKHAEDMKRQEERVRSRDKHINSLKKKCQKESEQNREKQQRIETLERYLADLPTLEDYQTQSKQLQEAEQRTGQLQGSVSDLEAKLGEARAAVRERESQLEGQRQRERELLSTVHSLQEKVAESLEDGARLPALDVETLRCENSTLKEELQRLKKIIEKQQKQMEQLGSQIRRLEEQVAQEEGSSQALREELRGKETGLQQLRTAVKELSAQNQELMEQNLTLQESLGPPDRSTVPRPPRSAPLTQRLHGEMAACLCDLRSLCNILSQRAQGRDPNLSLLLGITSTQPPGVDRDDWQSPEVLSRKLSEVRQLRRDVEELRTAISDRYAQDMGDNCITQ, from the exons ATGTACCAGCACTCGGACATGTCAG GGTACCCGGACACCGAGTGGCAGACCCCGTCCGTGTCGGAGAAGTTCCAGTGCCGCACTGGCAGGCGCCCCAGCACCGCCGACAGCGGGGACACCGGGCTGGGCACCACGCCGTCGGACAGCACTGAAG ATTTCTGCAGCTCCAGTGGCAGCCCTTCCTTCCAGCCCATCAGAACCCAGGTCACAATTCCCACAGCCCATGTCATGCCCTCCACCGCGGGCGGGTTGCCCTCCAAGCCACACTCTGCAGGCGAACCCTCGGCGCCAATGAACGGGGCAGCCAGGGACTCCAGCGCCAAGTCGTCCCCCCTCTCCTCATCAGAGTCCCCTGGACTGGACGGGCGTGGTCTTGGCACCGGAGATGCCCCGGATGTCAGGTGTGCGCCGGGCGACTGCCTGGGCCGCTACAGGACGCTGGTGAACGGGCTGGACCACTCGCTGTTCCCCGTCGGCGATCAGACCCGCCTGGAGGAGTGCCGGAAGTTCGACATGCCCGCCATAGAGCCCACCCTGAACCAGTCGGCTCTGCTGCAGACCTTTTACGGAGACCCTCGCTACCGCCTGCAGCTCAGCAGCCTGGCCGAGGGCACCGAGCCGGGGAGGGGCGGCTACGGCTCCGTGGACGTGGCCTACAAGGTTCTCCCTGAGAGCAAGGCCCCCCCGGGACCCGACACGTACGCCGCCAGGAACGGCTTCCTCCCCACCTACTCCGGCGCCCCCACGTCCAACCCCCACTCTGCCGGCGCATTCACCGCCCCGCAATCTGTGCCGTCCCAGCTGTGGCAGCAGATGAACGCCAAAGGCTACGAAGCCCGGCTGCCCGACCGGACGTGTGACCTCGCCGCCTGGCAGCAGCAGAAACAGCAGCTGGAAAACATGCGGCTGCAGATGGAGCAGATGCAG ATGTTGTCCGTGAGCTCGGGGCAGTATCCCCAGCTGTACCCCTCCGCTCTGCACCAGGAGGGCAGTAAGTGGGACGCCGTGATCAAGGCCAACGAGAGCCTGCTGAAAGAGAAGGAGCTGGTCATCGAAAGGCAA AAGCAGCAGATGTCTCAGCTGGAGCAGAGACTGCGGGAGAGCGAGCTGCAGGTCCACAGCGCGCTCCTGGGCCGGGCTCCTCCCTACACCGACGTGTGCCTGCTCCGACTGCAG GAGGCCCAGAGGGAGAACACGTTTCTCCGGGCGCAGTTCGCCGAGCGCAACGACGGCTTCGGCAAGGAGAAGGCCGAGGCCGACCGGAAACTGGCCGCCGCAGAGGCAGAGTTGCATCGGCTGAACGACGCCTGCCGGGACGCAGCGCAGAAGCACGCCGAGGACATGAAGAGACAGGAGGAGCGG GTTCGCAGCAGAGACAAGCACATCAACAGTCTGAAGAAGAAGTGCCAGAAGGAGTCGGAGCAGAACCGGGAGAAGCAGCAGCGCATCGAGACGCTTGAGAGATACCTGGCCGACCTGCCCACGCTGGAGGACTACCAGACCCAGAGCAAGCAG ctgcaggaggcggAGCAGAGGACCGGCCAGCTGCAGGGCAGCGTCTCGGACCTGGAGGCCAAGCTGGGGGAGGCCAGGGCGGCCGTCCGGGAGCGGGAGTCCCAGCTGGAGGGCCAGAGGCAGCGAGAGCGGGAGCTTCTGTCCACCGTGCACAG tctgcaggagaAGGTGGCGGAGAGCCTGGAGGACGGGGCGCGGCTGCCTGCGCTGGACGTGGAGACGCTGAGGTGTGAAAACAGCACCCTGAAGGAGGAGCTGCAGCGGCTCAAGAAG ATTATTGAGAAACAACAGAAGCAAATGGAGCAGCTTGGATCCCAGATCAGG CGGCTGGAGGAGCAGGTGGCGcaggaggagggcagcagcCAGGCCCTGAGAGAGGAGCTGAGAGGGAAGGAGACGGGGCTCCAGCAGCTCCGCACCGCCGTGAAGGAG CTCTCGGCGCAGAACCAGGAGCTGATGGAGCAGAACCTGACGCTGCAGGAGAGCCTGGGCCCGCCGGACCGCAGCACCGTCCCCCGGCCGCCCCGGAGCGCCCCCCTCACGCAGCGACTCCACGGGGAGATGGCCGCCTGCCTGTGCGACCTGCGCTCCCTGTGCAACATCCTGAGCCAGCGCGCCCAGGGCCGGGACCCCAACCTCTCGCTGCTGCTCGGCATCACGT CCACACAGCCGCCCGGCGTGGACCGGGATGACTGGCAGAGCCCCGAGGTCCTGTCCAGGAAGCTGTCGGAGGTCCGGCAGCTGCGGCGCGACGTGGAGGAGCTGAGGACCGCCATATCGGACCGCTACGCGCAGGACATGGGTGACAACTGCATCACACAGTGA
- the cep85 gene encoding centrosomal protein of 85 kDa isoform X3, translating to MPSTAGGLPSKPHSAGEPSAPMNGAARDSSAKSSPLSSSESPGLDGRGLGTGDAPDVRCAPGDCLGRYRTLVNGLDHSLFPVGDQTRLEECRKFDMPAIEPTLNQSALLQTFYGDPRYRLQLSSLAEGTEPGRGGYGSVDVAYKVLPESKAPPGPDTYAARNGFLPTYSGAPTSNPHSAGAFTAPQSVPSQLWQQMNAKGYEARLPDRTCDLAAWQQQKQQLENMRLQMEQMQMLSVSSGQYPQLYPSALHQEGSKWDAVIKANESLLKEKELVIERQKQQMSQLEQRLRESELQVHSALLGRAPPYTDVCLLRLQEAQRENTFLRAQFAERNDGFGKEKAEADRKLAAAEAELHRLNDACRDAAQKHAEDMKRQEERVRSRDKHINSLKKKCQKESEQNREKQQRIETLERYLADLPTLEDYQTQSKQLQEAEQRTGQLQGSVSDLEAKLGEARAAVRERESQLEGQRQRERELLSTVHSLQEKVAESLEDGARLPALDVETLRCENSTLKEELQRLKKIIEKQQKQMEQLGSQIRRLEEQVAQEEGSSQALREELRGKETGLQQLRTAVKELSAQNQELMEQNLTLQESLGPPDRSTVPRPPRSAPLTQRLHGEMAACLCDLRSLCNILSQRAQGRDPNLSLLLGITSTQPPGVDRDDWQSPEVLSRKLSEVRQLRRDVEELRTAISDRYAQDMGDNCITQ from the exons ATGCCCTCCACCGCGGGCGGGTTGCCCTCCAAGCCACACTCTGCAGGCGAACCCTCGGCGCCAATGAACGGGGCAGCCAGGGACTCCAGCGCCAAGTCGTCCCCCCTCTCCTCATCAGAGTCCCCTGGACTGGACGGGCGTGGTCTTGGCACCGGAGATGCCCCGGATGTCAGGTGTGCGCCGGGCGACTGCCTGGGCCGCTACAGGACGCTGGTGAACGGGCTGGACCACTCGCTGTTCCCCGTCGGCGATCAGACCCGCCTGGAGGAGTGCCGGAAGTTCGACATGCCCGCCATAGAGCCCACCCTGAACCAGTCGGCTCTGCTGCAGACCTTTTACGGAGACCCTCGCTACCGCCTGCAGCTCAGCAGCCTGGCCGAGGGCACCGAGCCGGGGAGGGGCGGCTACGGCTCCGTGGACGTGGCCTACAAGGTTCTCCCTGAGAGCAAGGCCCCCCCGGGACCCGACACGTACGCCGCCAGGAACGGCTTCCTCCCCACCTACTCCGGCGCCCCCACGTCCAACCCCCACTCTGCCGGCGCATTCACCGCCCCGCAATCTGTGCCGTCCCAGCTGTGGCAGCAGATGAACGCCAAAGGCTACGAAGCCCGGCTGCCCGACCGGACGTGTGACCTCGCCGCCTGGCAGCAGCAGAAACAGCAGCTGGAAAACATGCGGCTGCAGATGGAGCAGATGCAG ATGTTGTCCGTGAGCTCGGGGCAGTATCCCCAGCTGTACCCCTCCGCTCTGCACCAGGAGGGCAGTAAGTGGGACGCCGTGATCAAGGCCAACGAGAGCCTGCTGAAAGAGAAGGAGCTGGTCATCGAAAGGCAA AAGCAGCAGATGTCTCAGCTGGAGCAGAGACTGCGGGAGAGCGAGCTGCAGGTCCACAGCGCGCTCCTGGGCCGGGCTCCTCCCTACACCGACGTGTGCCTGCTCCGACTGCAG GAGGCCCAGAGGGAGAACACGTTTCTCCGGGCGCAGTTCGCCGAGCGCAACGACGGCTTCGGCAAGGAGAAGGCCGAGGCCGACCGGAAACTGGCCGCCGCAGAGGCAGAGTTGCATCGGCTGAACGACGCCTGCCGGGACGCAGCGCAGAAGCACGCCGAGGACATGAAGAGACAGGAGGAGCGG GTTCGCAGCAGAGACAAGCACATCAACAGTCTGAAGAAGAAGTGCCAGAAGGAGTCGGAGCAGAACCGGGAGAAGCAGCAGCGCATCGAGACGCTTGAGAGATACCTGGCCGACCTGCCCACGCTGGAGGACTACCAGACCCAGAGCAAGCAG ctgcaggaggcggAGCAGAGGACCGGCCAGCTGCAGGGCAGCGTCTCGGACCTGGAGGCCAAGCTGGGGGAGGCCAGGGCGGCCGTCCGGGAGCGGGAGTCCCAGCTGGAGGGCCAGAGGCAGCGAGAGCGGGAGCTTCTGTCCACCGTGCACAG tctgcaggagaAGGTGGCGGAGAGCCTGGAGGACGGGGCGCGGCTGCCTGCGCTGGACGTGGAGACGCTGAGGTGTGAAAACAGCACCCTGAAGGAGGAGCTGCAGCGGCTCAAGAAG ATTATTGAGAAACAACAGAAGCAAATGGAGCAGCTTGGATCCCAGATCAGG CGGCTGGAGGAGCAGGTGGCGcaggaggagggcagcagcCAGGCCCTGAGAGAGGAGCTGAGAGGGAAGGAGACGGGGCTCCAGCAGCTCCGCACCGCCGTGAAGGAG CTCTCGGCGCAGAACCAGGAGCTGATGGAGCAGAACCTGACGCTGCAGGAGAGCCTGGGCCCGCCGGACCGCAGCACCGTCCCCCGGCCGCCCCGGAGCGCCCCCCTCACGCAGCGACTCCACGGGGAGATGGCCGCCTGCCTGTGCGACCTGCGCTCCCTGTGCAACATCCTGAGCCAGCGCGCCCAGGGCCGGGACCCCAACCTCTCGCTGCTGCTCGGCATCACGT CCACACAGCCGCCCGGCGTGGACCGGGATGACTGGCAGAGCCCCGAGGTCCTGTCCAGGAAGCTGTCGGAGGTCCGGCAGCTGCGGCGCGACGTGGAGGAGCTGAGGACCGCCATATCGGACCGCTACGCGCAGGACATGGGTGACAACTGCATCACACAGTGA
- the cep85 gene encoding centrosomal protein of 85 kDa isoform X1 → MEINPLQFHFWEHVDKCVSVDRITASQRYQDSMYQHSDMSGYPDTEWQTPSVSEKFQCRTGRRPSTADSGDTGLGTTPSDSTEDFCSSSGSPSFQPIRTQVTIPTAHVMPSTAGGLPSKPHSAGEPSAPMNGAARDSSAKSSPLSSSESPGLDGRGLGTGDAPDVRCAPGDCLGRYRTLVNGLDHSLFPVGDQTRLEECRKFDMPAIEPTLNQSALLQTFYGDPRYRLQLSSLAEGTEPGRGGYGSVDVAYKVLPESKAPPGPDTYAARNGFLPTYSGAPTSNPHSAGAFTAPQSVPSQLWQQMNAKGYEARLPDRTCDLAAWQQQKQQLENMRLQMEQMQMLSVSSGQYPQLYPSALHQEGSKWDAVIKANESLLKEKELVIERQKQQMSQLEQRLRESELQVHSALLGRAPPYTDVCLLRLQEAQRENTFLRAQFAERNDGFGKEKAEADRKLAAAEAELHRLNDACRDAAQKHAEDMKRQEERVRSRDKHINSLKKKCQKESEQNREKQQRIETLERYLADLPTLEDYQTQSKQLQEAEQRTGQLQGSVSDLEAKLGEARAAVRERESQLEGQRQRERELLSTVHSLQEKVAESLEDGARLPALDVETLRCENSTLKEELQRLKKIIEKQQKQMEQLGSQIRRLEEQVAQEEGSSQALREELRGKETGLQQLRTAVKELSAQNQELMEQNLTLQESLGPPDRSTVPRPPRSAPLTQRLHGEMAACLCDLRSLCNILSQRAQGRDPNLSLLLGITSTQPPGVDRDDWQSPEVLSRKLSEVRQLRRDVEELRTAISDRYAQDMGDNCITQ, encoded by the exons ATGGAGATCAACCCCTTGCAGTTTCATTTCTGGGAGCACGTTGACAAATGT GTGTCAGTGGATCGCATTACCGCCTCTCAGAGATACCAGGACTCGATGTACCAGCACTCGGACATGTCAG GGTACCCGGACACCGAGTGGCAGACCCCGTCCGTGTCGGAGAAGTTCCAGTGCCGCACTGGCAGGCGCCCCAGCACCGCCGACAGCGGGGACACCGGGCTGGGCACCACGCCGTCGGACAGCACTGAAG ATTTCTGCAGCTCCAGTGGCAGCCCTTCCTTCCAGCCCATCAGAACCCAGGTCACAATTCCCACAGCCCATGTCATGCCCTCCACCGCGGGCGGGTTGCCCTCCAAGCCACACTCTGCAGGCGAACCCTCGGCGCCAATGAACGGGGCAGCCAGGGACTCCAGCGCCAAGTCGTCCCCCCTCTCCTCATCAGAGTCCCCTGGACTGGACGGGCGTGGTCTTGGCACCGGAGATGCCCCGGATGTCAGGTGTGCGCCGGGCGACTGCCTGGGCCGCTACAGGACGCTGGTGAACGGGCTGGACCACTCGCTGTTCCCCGTCGGCGATCAGACCCGCCTGGAGGAGTGCCGGAAGTTCGACATGCCCGCCATAGAGCCCACCCTGAACCAGTCGGCTCTGCTGCAGACCTTTTACGGAGACCCTCGCTACCGCCTGCAGCTCAGCAGCCTGGCCGAGGGCACCGAGCCGGGGAGGGGCGGCTACGGCTCCGTGGACGTGGCCTACAAGGTTCTCCCTGAGAGCAAGGCCCCCCCGGGACCCGACACGTACGCCGCCAGGAACGGCTTCCTCCCCACCTACTCCGGCGCCCCCACGTCCAACCCCCACTCTGCCGGCGCATTCACCGCCCCGCAATCTGTGCCGTCCCAGCTGTGGCAGCAGATGAACGCCAAAGGCTACGAAGCCCGGCTGCCCGACCGGACGTGTGACCTCGCCGCCTGGCAGCAGCAGAAACAGCAGCTGGAAAACATGCGGCTGCAGATGGAGCAGATGCAG ATGTTGTCCGTGAGCTCGGGGCAGTATCCCCAGCTGTACCCCTCCGCTCTGCACCAGGAGGGCAGTAAGTGGGACGCCGTGATCAAGGCCAACGAGAGCCTGCTGAAAGAGAAGGAGCTGGTCATCGAAAGGCAA AAGCAGCAGATGTCTCAGCTGGAGCAGAGACTGCGGGAGAGCGAGCTGCAGGTCCACAGCGCGCTCCTGGGCCGGGCTCCTCCCTACACCGACGTGTGCCTGCTCCGACTGCAG GAGGCCCAGAGGGAGAACACGTTTCTCCGGGCGCAGTTCGCCGAGCGCAACGACGGCTTCGGCAAGGAGAAGGCCGAGGCCGACCGGAAACTGGCCGCCGCAGAGGCAGAGTTGCATCGGCTGAACGACGCCTGCCGGGACGCAGCGCAGAAGCACGCCGAGGACATGAAGAGACAGGAGGAGCGG GTTCGCAGCAGAGACAAGCACATCAACAGTCTGAAGAAGAAGTGCCAGAAGGAGTCGGAGCAGAACCGGGAGAAGCAGCAGCGCATCGAGACGCTTGAGAGATACCTGGCCGACCTGCCCACGCTGGAGGACTACCAGACCCAGAGCAAGCAG ctgcaggaggcggAGCAGAGGACCGGCCAGCTGCAGGGCAGCGTCTCGGACCTGGAGGCCAAGCTGGGGGAGGCCAGGGCGGCCGTCCGGGAGCGGGAGTCCCAGCTGGAGGGCCAGAGGCAGCGAGAGCGGGAGCTTCTGTCCACCGTGCACAG tctgcaggagaAGGTGGCGGAGAGCCTGGAGGACGGGGCGCGGCTGCCTGCGCTGGACGTGGAGACGCTGAGGTGTGAAAACAGCACCCTGAAGGAGGAGCTGCAGCGGCTCAAGAAG ATTATTGAGAAACAACAGAAGCAAATGGAGCAGCTTGGATCCCAGATCAGG CGGCTGGAGGAGCAGGTGGCGcaggaggagggcagcagcCAGGCCCTGAGAGAGGAGCTGAGAGGGAAGGAGACGGGGCTCCAGCAGCTCCGCACCGCCGTGAAGGAG CTCTCGGCGCAGAACCAGGAGCTGATGGAGCAGAACCTGACGCTGCAGGAGAGCCTGGGCCCGCCGGACCGCAGCACCGTCCCCCGGCCGCCCCGGAGCGCCCCCCTCACGCAGCGACTCCACGGGGAGATGGCCGCCTGCCTGTGCGACCTGCGCTCCCTGTGCAACATCCTGAGCCAGCGCGCCCAGGGCCGGGACCCCAACCTCTCGCTGCTGCTCGGCATCACGT CCACACAGCCGCCCGGCGTGGACCGGGATGACTGGCAGAGCCCCGAGGTCCTGTCCAGGAAGCTGTCGGAGGTCCGGCAGCTGCGGCGCGACGTGGAGGAGCTGAGGACCGCCATATCGGACCGCTACGCGCAGGACATGGGTGACAACTGCATCACACAGTGA